The following proteins are co-located in the Oceanispirochaeta sp. genome:
- a CDS encoding glucose 1-dehydrogenase, whose translation MITSNLENKTAYVTGGARGIGKTVALGLARNGADVAIVDIDLETASRVSDEIKAMGRRSMAISCDVTSADDVQAMVDRIIIEWGKLDIAFNNAGICINVAAEEMTPAQWKKVIDINLTGVFFTSQAAGKVMIKQKSGVIINTASMSGHIVNVPQPQSAYNASKAAVILLTKSLAVEWAPHHVRVNSLSPGYIATEMTLSAPEEWKSRWLEMSPAGRMGNPEELVSAVLYLADDSASFTTGTDLVVDGGFTSI comes from the coding sequence ATGATAACAAGTAACTTAGAAAACAAAACTGCCTATGTAACAGGCGGAGCTCGGGGAATCGGAAAAACAGTAGCCTTGGGTCTGGCCAGAAATGGTGCAGATGTCGCTATTGTCGATATTGACCTGGAGACTGCATCCCGTGTATCAGATGAAATCAAAGCTATGGGACGCCGTTCAATGGCCATATCCTGTGATGTCACAAGTGCCGATGATGTTCAGGCCATGGTTGATAGAATCATCATAGAATGGGGGAAACTGGATATCGCCTTTAATAATGCCGGGATCTGCATCAACGTAGCAGCCGAAGAGATGACACCGGCACAATGGAAAAAAGTCATCGATATTAATTTAACCGGCGTTTTCTTCACCTCCCAGGCCGCTGGTAAGGTCATGATCAAACAAAAAAGCGGAGTTATCATCAATACGGCATCCATGTCCGGTCATATTGTTAACGTTCCCCAGCCGCAAAGTGCTTACAATGCCTCAAAAGCCGCGGTCATCTTGCTGACTAAATCCTTAGCAGTAGAATGGGCTCCCCATCATGTCAGAGTCAACAGCCTCAGCCCCGGATATATTGCCACAGAAATGACTCTCTCAGCCCCGGAGGAGTGGAAATCCCGATGGCTGGAGATGTCACCTGCCGGACGGATGGGAAATCCTGAAGAGCTGGTTAGCGCGGTGCTCTATCTTGCCGATGATTCTGCCTCATTTACAACAGGAACAGATTTAGTTGTAGATGGCGGTTTTACATCCATATAA